One Nitrospira sp. DNA window includes the following coding sequences:
- a CDS encoding Macrocin O-methyltransferase, with amino-acid sequence MMERLVRQSKFRKDRSAFTSTRTMRIVRRIARGVVEMLPLVTTIGRSRQAERKHIQEMQRIRDEYLSLMVSCLTGTIYEDPPLKVLGQDRYDATLREYGWDWPSQAHTMVGTRRLNNLRLLIEDVIANDVPGDLIETGVWRGGACILMRAVLYAHGIENRRVWIADSFEGLPRPDVTRYPADEHDKFYTYQDLAVSMDEVKHNFEKYGLLDNQLVFLNGWFKDTLPTAPIDSLAILRLDGDMYESTILALRNLYERLSIGGYVIVDDYHVVQGCKMAIDEFIAKKGLTPEVKEIDGVGVYWQKTEKDAL; translated from the coding sequence ATGATGGAAAGATTGGTGAGGCAAAGTAAATTTAGAAAAGACCGTAGTGCATTCACGTCCACGAGAACGATGCGCATAGTGAGGCGCATCGCTCGTGGCGTCGTCGAAATGCTTCCTTTGGTTACAACGATTGGGAGATCGAGGCAAGCGGAGAGGAAACATATTCAGGAGATGCAACGAATCCGAGACGAATATTTATCGCTGATGGTGAGCTGTTTAACAGGAACTATTTACGAAGACCCTCCACTGAAGGTATTGGGCCAAGACCGATATGATGCCACATTGCGGGAGTATGGGTGGGATTGGCCCAGTCAGGCGCATACCATGGTCGGAACCAGACGGCTTAACAACCTCCGTCTGCTTATTGAGGATGTGATTGCCAATGACGTTCCGGGTGATCTCATTGAGACAGGAGTGTGGCGTGGTGGTGCGTGTATTTTGATGCGGGCTGTCCTGTATGCGCACGGTATCGAAAATCGTCGTGTCTGGATTGCCGATTCATTTGAGGGGCTGCCACGACCTGATGTCACACGCTATCCAGCCGATGAGCACGATAAATTCTATACTTATCAGGATCTGGCTGTTTCTATGGATGAAGTTAAGCATAACTTTGAGAAGTATGGCCTGCTTGATAACCAACTGGTGTTCTTAAACGGCTGGTTTAAGGACACCCTGCCAACCGCCCCCATCGATTCTTTGGCAATACTGAGATTGGATGGAGACATGTACGAGTCCACCATTCTTGCTTTAAGGAATCTGTACGAAAGGCTTTCTATTGGCGGTTACGTCATTGTCGATGACTATCATGTAGTGCAGGGCTGTAAAATGGCGATCGATGAGTTCATAGCCAAGAAGGGGCTTACTCCAGAAGTGAAAGAGATAGATGGTGTAGGTGTCTACTGGCAGAAAACTGAAAAGGACGCGCTATAG
- a CDS encoding O-antigen export system, ATP-binding protein, with amino-acid sequence MSSDWAIRVCNLSKAYRLYDRPRDRGKQWILPPLQKCLGFTCTQYYREVLAVENVSFEVKKGETLGIIGRNGSGKSTLLQLIVGTLSPTNGTVEINGRMAALLELGAGFHPEFTGRENVFLNGMLLGLLQQDIEAKLDDMLAFADIGAAIDQPVKTYSSGMIVRLAFAVMAHVNADILVIDEALAVGDAFFVQKCMRFLRNFMEQGTVLFVSHDSAAVLNLCKKTLWLENGQIQMQGSAKMVCERYLASEHQFNVFSTQGHLVKSDMEYGQGNTPLHDMRLDFINQSKLRNDIEVFSFRGNGRGFGAGGVRIVYACLLEQKSGRELSWVIGGESVCVAIEFIVCVPIRRVVVGFFIKDRLGQILFGDNTYLATIDSPISFSAGERAVAVFPFQMPILPQGLYSADVAVADGTPSEHVQLQWIHDAFKLESKATSTSTGLVGLPFGQIEIRKVYPSENALVS; translated from the coding sequence ATGTCCTCTGATTGGGCGATCAGAGTTTGCAATCTGTCCAAAGCTTATCGGTTGTATGACCGTCCGCGTGACCGTGGCAAACAGTGGATTCTGCCCCCGCTGCAGAAGTGTCTCGGATTCACCTGTACGCAGTATTATCGTGAAGTGCTCGCGGTTGAGAACGTCTCGTTCGAGGTCAAGAAGGGGGAAACACTTGGAATTATCGGGCGAAACGGGTCGGGTAAATCCACGCTCCTGCAATTGATCGTGGGAACGCTGAGCCCGACGAACGGAACCGTCGAAATCAACGGCCGCATGGCCGCTCTCTTGGAACTCGGTGCGGGGTTTCATCCCGAATTTACAGGGCGTGAGAATGTCTTTCTGAACGGGATGTTGCTTGGACTACTGCAGCAGGATATCGAAGCAAAACTAGACGATATGCTGGCGTTTGCCGACATCGGTGCCGCGATCGATCAGCCGGTGAAAACCTATTCGAGCGGGATGATCGTTCGGCTGGCTTTCGCGGTTATGGCTCACGTGAACGCGGACATTCTGGTCATTGACGAGGCGCTGGCAGTTGGAGATGCGTTCTTCGTTCAAAAATGCATGCGTTTCCTGAGAAATTTCATGGAGCAAGGGACGGTGTTGTTCGTCAGTCACGATTCAGCGGCGGTCCTCAATCTTTGCAAGAAAACGCTCTGGCTGGAAAATGGACAAATTCAAATGCAAGGTTCTGCAAAGATGGTATGTGAGCGTTATCTAGCTAGCGAGCATCAATTTAATGTTTTCTCCACTCAAGGCCATCTTGTCAAGTCTGATATGGAGTACGGTCAAGGGAATACTCCGTTGCACGATATGCGACTCGACTTTATCAATCAATCAAAGTTGCGCAATGACATTGAGGTGTTTTCTTTTAGAGGCAATGGGCGTGGTTTTGGAGCCGGTGGTGTACGCATTGTTTATGCATGCCTTTTGGAGCAAAAGTCTGGGCGAGAATTGTCTTGGGTGATTGGGGGAGAGTCTGTGTGTGTGGCTATTGAATTTATCGTCTGTGTGCCTATTCGTCGTGTCGTAGTCGGTTTTTTTATCAAAGACAGGCTAGGCCAAATTCTGTTTGGAGATAATACTTATTTGGCTACAATCGACTCTCCAATCTCTTTTAGTGCTGGCGAGCGGGCCGTCGCAGTATTCCCATTTCAAATGCCCATCTTGCCTCAAGGTCTCTATTCAGCGGATGTTGCGGTTGCAGACGGTACCCCTTCCGAGCATGTGCAGCTACAGTGGATTCATGACGCATTCAAGCTGGAATCCAAAGCGACTAGTACGTCGACCGGGTTAGTTGGGCTTCCGTTTGGTCAGATTGAAATTCGTAAAGTGTATCCATCAGAGAATGCATTGGTTTCATGA
- a CDS encoding O-antigen export system permease protein RfbD has translation MLSQQYRLSPLMVLTSMSAHWDLIRQLTKREITSRYRGSLLGVLWALLHPMVMLAVYTIVFRGAFGMRWGLEGESAFDFGLLLFSGLILHALFSECVHRAPYLIVNHSNYVKKVVFPLEVLAWTSLGAALFHAGMSALVLIMFYGLLHQALHWTMLFLPLLLLPLTLLTVGISWFLASAGVFVRDIGQASGPLTTVMLFLSPIFYPMSAFPESYRTLLYANPLTFLITQAQDLLIWGKAPSWVGIGVYCLCSYLVAWLGLLWFQKTRKAFADVL, from the coding sequence ATGTTGTCGCAGCAATACCGTCTCTCTCCCCTCATGGTGCTCACCAGTATGAGCGCTCATTGGGACTTAATCAGGCAATTGACCAAGCGGGAGATCACGAGCCGATACCGAGGGTCCCTGCTCGGTGTCCTGTGGGCCCTCCTGCATCCGATGGTCATGTTGGCAGTCTATACGATCGTATTCAGGGGAGCCTTTGGAATGCGATGGGGGCTGGAAGGCGAGAGCGCATTCGATTTCGGCCTACTGCTGTTCTCCGGCTTGATCCTACACGCCTTGTTTTCAGAGTGTGTCCACCGTGCGCCCTATCTGATTGTGAATCACAGCAACTACGTCAAGAAGGTCGTCTTTCCCCTGGAGGTTCTCGCCTGGACCTCACTGGGCGCGGCTCTCTTTCACGCCGGGATGAGCGCACTGGTGTTGATCATGTTTTATGGGCTGTTGCATCAGGCCCTCCATTGGACGATGTTGTTCTTGCCCCTGTTGTTGCTGCCGCTGACATTGCTCACCGTCGGGATTTCCTGGTTTCTTGCCTCCGCCGGCGTATTTGTCCGGGATATCGGCCAAGCGAGTGGACCGCTCACAACCGTGATGTTGTTTCTCTCGCCCATCTTTTATCCGATGTCGGCATTTCCAGAGTCCTACCGAACCCTGCTGTATGCGAATCCTCTCACCTTTCTGATCACGCAAGCTCAGGATTTGCTCATCTGGGGCAAGGCTCCATCCTGGGTCGGCATCGGAGTCTATTGTCTGTGTAGCTATCTCGTTGCATGGCTTGGGCTGCTGTGGTTTCAAAAAACAAGGAAGGCCTTCGCCGATGTCCTCTGA